One genomic window of Daphnia pulex isolate KAP4 chromosome 10, ASM2113471v1 includes the following:
- the LOC124204081 gene encoding ionotropic receptor 93a-like, with protein MMAKIGKPLLVSYCICLFVCQFLSSYATTAMAKNSTKLYKKHLVALISEYPVSLRILRNATGHVIQTIGASALMLDWLSRRYKFDYSLLDVNVTTLEDGGPNLPGIISYATRGECDLILAVIRQTPERLRLLELLHPWMYSQTAFIIPMPEVSQNNVDAVIKPFQLWVWMALILAFASVIAILSCFNRLFQSKGRSIIEQDNPSTFPSVRVTESIFMYVVGTLLNQGGYISNKFTPIRLVVGAWCLLTLVLLNVYNGVLISYVTEAGRPQPLINTFDDVLSDSSILLVLDKGFAGDIVISTAEKGLYKTMKDKLNAHPNSRCLSTQQCIDLVKSLPPRYVYLNAVIGLKAAIKKDYVQTRQCKLTIAGEPPFMKHAIGWGLAKNSPYREEFNRGTARLFDVGLTSFWQNWYEPDSKPCYDDKDNGGQNKNEKKPLVRLSLTNLTGAFAVLAVGCAMSILTFLAEIIIFLKKESDKKCSFGKGWRR; from the exons ATGATGGCTAAAATAGGGAAGCCATTGCTGGTAAGTTATTGCATCTGCTTATTTGTGTGTCAATTTCTGTCATCTTACGCTACCACTGCAATGGCAAAGAACTCgacaaaattatataaaaaacatCTTGTGGCTCTCATATCAGAG TATCCGGTATCACTTAGGATTCTGAGAAACGCGACTGGCCACGTAATTCAGACGATTGGTGCTTCCGCTCTGATGCTGGATTGGCTATCTCGTCGTTACAAATTTGA ctaCTCCCTCCTTGATGTGAATGTCACTACTCTGGAAGATGGAGGACCGAATCTACCTGGAATAATTAGCTACGCAACTAGAGGA GAATGTGATCTCATTCTCGCAGTCATCCGGCAAACACCGGAACGTTTACGTCTTTTGGAACTCCTTCACCCTTGGATGTACTCACAGACAGCCTTTATTATCCCGATGCCCGAGGTTTCACAGAATAACGTCGACGCCGTCATCAAACCCTTTCAGCTCTGG GTTTGGATGGCGTTGATTTTGGCTTTCGCGTCCGTAATTGCTATCCTATCGTGTTTCAATCGATTGTTTCAATCGAAGGGTCGATCTATCATCGAACAAGATAATCCCTCAACATTTCCTTCAGTTAGGGTGACTGAAAGCATTTTCATGTATGTGGTGGGAACACTTTTGAATCAAG GTGGGTACATATCGAACAAGTTCACTCCGATCCGACTAGTCGTAGGAGCTTGGTGTCTTCTGACTCTGGTTTTGCTCAACGTCTACAATGGAGTTCTGATTTCTTACGTAACAGAGGCCGGTCGCCCACAACCGCTTATCAATACTTTTGATGACGTCCTGTCCGACTCCAGCATCCTCCTGGTTCTCGATAAAGGGTTTGCTGGCGATATTGTCATTTCG ACGGCAGAAAAAGGATTGTACAAGACAATGAAGGACAAGTTGAATGCGCATCCCAATTCGAGGTGTTTGTCGACTCAGCAATGCATCGATTTGGTGAAATCGCTACCTCCTCGTTATGTTTACCTAAAT GCTGTAATAGGATTAAAAGCCGCCATAAAAAAGGATTACGTGCAAACGCGGCAGTGCAAACTGACCATAGCTGGAGAACCGCCGTTTATGAAACATGCTATTGGTTGGGGACTAGCTAAAAACAGCCCTTATCGAGAGGAATTCAATCGAGG AACCGCACGCCTTTTCGATGTAGGGTTAACGTCATTTTGGCAGAATTGGTACGAGCCAGATTCTAAGCCTTGCTATGACGACAAAGACAACGGTGGTCAAAATAAGAACGAGAAAAAACCACTGGTGCGATTATCTTTGACCAATTTGACAGGGGCATTTGCTGTTTTAGCTGTTGGATGCGCAATGTCCATCCTAACATTTttagcagaaataataattttcctAAAAAAGGAATCTGACAAGAAATGTAGTTTTGGCAAAGGGTGGCGGCGATAA
- the LOC124203527 gene encoding complement C1q tumor necrosis factor-related protein 3-like yields MAQSGLFGPFVSLLFVLSCWTRISAGATLSLEEKLQQLETTLQATVNQLQEKVVQLEEKVAQVQATNVQLEVQIQQNVPNRIFIFRTSSSVGKAMNLTTGKFTVPRSGTYFFSFTALASFPPSVPEVFCLAYLYWNGVKTGSGGVEEANTAYLQSSPFSVHSTLKLKSGDEIWIQINEMSDETILYNDAGDLLTQFTGWMLDEEIVASL; encoded by the coding sequence atggcTCAATCCGGCCTCTTTGGTCCATTCGTCAGTCTGTTATTTGTTCTGAGTTGTTGGACTCGAATTTCGGCTGGCGCTACCCTTTCGTTGGAGGAAAAATTGCAACAATTAGAAACGACACTGCAAGCGACAGTCAATCAACTACAAGAAAAAGTCGTCCAgctggaagaaaaagtggcTCAGGTTCAGGCCACAAATGTTCAACTGGAAGTCCAAATCCAACAAAATGTACCTAATcgcatttttatatttcgcaCTTCTTCCTCTGTCGGAAAGGCAATGAATTTGACGACGGGGAAATTCACAGTCCCGCGATCCggaacttattttttctctttcacggcGCTGGCGAGTTTCCCACCATCCGTTCCCGAAGTGTTTTGCCTAGCCTATCTGTATTGGAATGGCGTTAAAACCGGGAGTGGTGGGGTCGAAGAGGCAAACACTGCCTACCTTCAATCAAGTCCGTTTAGCGTACATTCGACGCTGAAATTGAAATCGGGCGATGAAATTTGGATCCAGATTAATGAAATGTCAGACGAGACGATACTGTATAACGACGCTGGCGACTTATTGACTCAATTCACTGGGTGGATGTTGGACGAGGAGATTGTCGCCTCTCTttga
- the LOC124204084 gene encoding metalloendoproteinase 5-MMP-like encodes MNKPRCGVPDRVRPGSSSSRQKRFALQGSKWPKKQLTYKIKKYTTDMSKSDVDREIARAFQMWADVTDLTFVHINQSANVDIEILFASGEHGDCPPFNDGPGGVLAHAAFPKQGGDTHFDESETWTLNSDKGTNLFQVATHEFGHSLGLDHVNVSAAVMFPYHEYSSDFKLDKDDIEGIQKLYGINQLGKFSIELKGTEDELEKAKKKWKAELKGATTSEIVDIGKMPTSCTDLQRMGHKLSGFFLVKGSKKMETVYCNFYSNGKDLQKKIGYADVKSAPVHFYVQRKNHYNTIGTPIPFEVALVNEGNAMDLASGKFTAPRRGIYFFSFSGIAEFPEKSSYSYLKLVFYLNGSIIGNLWIEESTQVYQRSPDSLQFTLSMKPGDQVWVEILVLTDRVYLYGNKDTFTHFTGFMLEEEIVASL; translated from the exons atgaataAACCGCGTTGTGGTGTTCCGGATCGAGTTCGCCCTGGTTCTTCAAGCTCTCGCCAGAAACGATTCGCACTTCAAG GGAGCAAGTGGCCTAagaaacaattgacttataaaattaagaaatacaCGACGGATATGAGCAAATCCGACGTGGACCGTGAGATCGCCAGAGCCTTTCAGATGTGGGCGGACGTGACCGATTTGACCTTCGTCCATATCAATCAATCGGCTAACGTCGACATCGAAATCCT TTTTGCGTCTGGAGAACATGGTGATTGCCCACCCTTCAATGATGGCCCGGGTGGCGTATTAGCTCATGCTGCCTTTCCTAAACAAGGAGGTGATACTCATTTTGACGAAAGCGAAACCTGGACTCTCAACTCTGATAAAG GGACTAATTTATTCCAGGTGGCTACTCACGAGTTCGGCCACTCTTTAGGGCTGGATCATGTCAACGTGAGCGCAGCTGTGATGTTTCCATATCACGAGTATAGTTCTGATTTCAAATTAGACAAGGACGACATTGAAGGCATTCAG AAACTGTACGGGATAAATCAGTTGGGGAAATTTTCGATCGAATTAAAAG GCACGGAAGATGAATTggagaaagcgaaaaaaaaatggaaagcgGAACTCAAAG gAGCCACAACAAGTGAAATAGTTGACATTGGTAAAATGCCAACCTCCTGTACAGATCTTCAGAGAATGGGGCATAAACTGAGCGGATTCTTTCTGGTGAAAGGATCGAAGAAGATGGAGACTGTTTACTGCAACTTTTACTCTAATGGAAAAG ATTTGCAGAAAAAAATCGGAtacgccgacgtcaaatccgcacccgtccatttctacgtccagagaaaAAATCATTACAACACAATTGGAACTCCGATTCCGTTCGAAGTGGCGCTGGTGAATGAGGGAAATGCCATGGATTTGGCATCGGGGAAGTTCACGGCACCGCGACGAGgaatctatttcttttctttctcaggAATAGCGGAGTTCCCAGAGAaatcttcttattcttatctcaagcttgttttttatttgaatggtTCGATCATTGGGAACCTTTGGATTGAAGAGAGCACTCAAGTTTATCAACGAAGTCCTGATTCCCTCCAGTTTACGCTCAGTATGAAACCGGGGGATCAAGTTTGGGTGGAAATTTTAGTGCTGACAGACAGAGTTTACCTGTATGGAAATAAAGACACCTTCACCCATTTCACTGGTTTTATgctggaggaggaaattgtcgCCTCTCTTTGA
- the LOC124204085 gene encoding uncharacterized protein LOC124204085 isoform X3 has translation MRLSLGVVISHGQFHLLWEGNNWRTPYFRPQHVVRNYHPVYYDYLHERVPPLHQFSPINRVAHMNPELVPSFMGAGFQNVFSENEFPNDQPRFKGFNRYRPSSVAYEQEPRFFFKNVASAYSNVFDKTATFTLTSSVTLTTVETCIAAINILDAQKTTYCRRKRDFLGDLADEGEEDFQFDIVPSRSEQLMTTKFPSPDLMLDGYTIDGNAISLDSIPQVDPDGETSFQDVTTSFKDPNQVSTSFEVPAFLSWWNNLRGKMLFSHSLASITVTSFSFTSTTVTKTVAIAGEAQIKCLPLGWVVCY, from the exons TGGTCATCTCTCATGGGCAGTTCCATCTGCTATGGGAGGGAAATAATTGGCGGACACCCTATTTCCGTCCGCAACACGTCGTCCGTAATTATCATCCGGTTTATTACGATTACCTACACGAGCGTGTTCCACCTTTGCACCAGTTTAGCCCAATCAACCGCGTCGCGCACATG AATCCAGAGTTAGTCCCAAGTTTTATGGGCGCGGGCTTTCAAAATGTCTTCAgcgaaaatgaatttccaaaTGACCAGCCAAGGTTCAAAGGATTCAATCGCTACCGGCCATCAAGTGTGGCATACGAGCAGGAACCgcgtttcttcttcaaaaacgTTGCCAGCGCTTATTCGAATGTGTTCGATAAAACTGCGACGTTCACTTTGACGTCATCCGTCACTCTCACCACTGTCGAGACTTGCATTGCGGCCATCAACATTTTAGATGCCCAGAAAACCACGTACTGTCGTCGCAAGCGAGATTTCCTCGGCGACTTGGCCGATGAAGGCGAAGAAGACTTTCAATTTGACATTGTTCCTTCGCGATCGGAACA ATTGATGACAACCAAGTTTCCTTCGCCTGACTTGATGTTGGATGGCTACACGATCGATGGTAACGCAATTTCCCTGGATAGCATTCCGCAAGTCGATCCTGATGGTGAAACGTCATTTCAAGATGTCACGACGTCGTTTAAAGACCCGAATCAAGTCTCTACTTCCTTTGAAGTGCCGGCCTTCTTATCGTGGTGGAATAATTTGCgagggaaaatgttgtttagcCATTCGCTGGCATCGATAACAGTCACCTCTTTCTCGTTCACGTCGACAACTGTCACGAAAACAGTTGCCATCGCTGGCGAAGCTCAGATTAAGTGTCTGCCATTGGGCTGGGTTGTTTGCTATTGA
- the LOC124204085 gene encoding uncharacterized protein LOC124204085 isoform X2 — translation MKLALFFLSILVVISHGQFHLLWEGNNWRTPYFRPQHVVRNYHPVYYDYLHERVPPLHQFSPINRVAHMNPELVPSFMGAGFQNVFSENEFPNDQPRFKGFNRYRPSSVAYEQEPRFFFKNVASAYSNVFDKTATFTLTSSVTLTTVETCIAAINILDAQKTTYCRRKRDFLGDLADEGEEDFQFDIVPSRSEQLMTTKFPSPDLMLDGYTIDGNAISLDSIPQVDPDGETSFQDVTTSFKDPNQVSTSFEVPAFLSWWNNLRGKMLFSHSLASITVTSFSFTSTTVTKTVAIAGEAQIKCLPLGWVVCY, via the exons ATGAAGTTGGCTTTGTTTTTCCTGTCAATCTTAGTGGTCATCTCTCATGGGCAGTTCCATCTGCTATGGGAGGGAAATAATTGGCGGACACCCTATTTCCGTCCGCAACACGTCGTCCGTAATTATCATCCGGTTTATTACGATTACCTACACGAGCGTGTTCCACCTTTGCACCAGTTTAGCCCAATCAACCGCGTCGCGCACATG AATCCAGAGTTAGTCCCAAGTTTTATGGGCGCGGGCTTTCAAAATGTCTTCAgcgaaaatgaatttccaaaTGACCAGCCAAGGTTCAAAGGATTCAATCGCTACCGGCCATCAAGTGTGGCATACGAGCAGGAACCgcgtttcttcttcaaaaacgTTGCCAGCGCTTATTCGAATGTGTTCGATAAAACTGCGACGTTCACTTTGACGTCATCCGTCACTCTCACCACTGTCGAGACTTGCATTGCGGCCATCAACATTTTAGATGCCCAGAAAACCACGTACTGTCGTCGCAAGCGAGATTTCCTCGGCGACTTGGCCGATGAAGGCGAAGAAGACTTTCAATTTGACATTGTTCCTTCGCGATCGGAACA ATTGATGACAACCAAGTTTCCTTCGCCTGACTTGATGTTGGATGGCTACACGATCGATGGTAACGCAATTTCCCTGGATAGCATTCCGCAAGTCGATCCTGATGGTGAAACGTCATTTCAAGATGTCACGACGTCGTTTAAAGACCCGAATCAAGTCTCTACTTCCTTTGAAGTGCCGGCCTTCTTATCGTGGTGGAATAATTTGCgagggaaaatgttgtttagcCATTCGCTGGCATCGATAACAGTCACCTCTTTCTCGTTCACGTCGACAACTGTCACGAAAACAGTTGCCATCGCTGGCGAAGCTCAGATTAAGTGTCTGCCATTGGGCTGGGTTGTTTGCTATTGA
- the LOC124204083 gene encoding death-associated protein kinase 1-like, which yields MQELQSIELDERYLIGHGGSGKVFFGRFEGKKVAVKRVDLMDTDEREEEALKKLNHLNVVKLYHVESHKVFKYFALELCDASLDQLFLKDGHSKKYKGPPLPHHFTVLLQLASGLEHIHSKNLIHRDIKPENVLIHIGSDETVTMKWADFGLSKPVNERGTFTLSGLRGTANWMAPELLNSFGDNEGPIRGTIRSDIFAEGLVLGYFLANGLHPFGSDDFKVASNIKKNKPVHLKKIQPPSAQELIIKMLENNPENRSTSTEVVLQIEKIKEMEIKLFKLLGAPYVDLEEVKSLIDEGVDINCANEEGFTPFLHLIKGCNTKTNLKETMQFLIENKIHVNSKDNDGWNALHFLCRLYGKPDLIDLIQMLVRSEMSVASTDNEGRNALHLLCKHYRLNNLDAIIVILIDNGIDAKSYTKENLNALHFSCIYYGRENLIGVVKLLIERGIDVNLKNNSGETALQALCRNYRYAKWIKIIQMLIQSGTDVNNRNYEGWNALHTICKSNHYNRDLFKEIRLLIHHGIDVSSTNDYGWNALHILCQNYGKGNLIEIIRLLTQNGVDINSTYHGDWNALHILCRNYKKENLIEIIRLLIQNGIEVNSTNDVGCNVLHILCKNYGKGNLIDIIRLLIQNGIDVNSTNEDGWNVLHMLCKNYKKKKVADIIHLLIQNGIKENSATTNGMHCGFCAEAIKMAI from the exons ATGCAGGAATTGCAAAGCATAGAGTTAGACGAACGTTATCTAATAGGACATGGTGGTTCCGGTAAGGTTTTTTTCGGTagatttgaaggaaaaaaagttgccgtGAAAAGAGTTGACTTAATGGACACTGACGAACGAGAAGAAGAGGCTctaaaaaagttaaaccaCTTGAACGTCGTCAAACTCTATCATGTCGAAAGTCACAAAGTATTCAA GTACTTTGCTTTAGAATTATGCGACGCATCACTGGATCAGCTGTTTCTTAAAGATGgtcattccaaaaaatataaaggacCACCATTACCTCACCATTTTACAGTTTTGCTGCAGTTGGCTTCTGGTCTCGAGcacattcattcaaaaaacTTGATTCATCGAGACATTAAACCAGAAAATGTTCTCATTCACATTGGGTCTGATGAAACGGTAACAATGAAATGGGCTGATTTTGGGCTCTCCAAGCCAGTGAATGAGCGAGGGACTTTCACGTTGAGCGGATTAAGAGGAACAGCAAATTGGATGGCACCAGAATTGCTGAACAGCTTTGGAGACAATGAGGGACCAATAAGAGGAACCATTAGAAGTGACATATTTGCAGAAGGACTCGTTTTAGGCTATTTTCTCGCTAATGGCCTTCATCCTTTTGGCTCTGACGATTTCAAAGTGgcttcaaacataaaaaaaaataaaccagtccatttgaaaa AAATTCAACCACCATCCGCTCAGgagttaataataaaaatgttggaaaataaTCCCGAAAACAGAAGTACATCAACAGAAGTCGTTCTGcagatagaaaaaataaaagag ATGGAAATCAAACTATTCAAATTGTTGGGAGCACCATATGTAGACTTGGAAGAAGTCAAATCTTTGATAGACGAAGGTGTCGATATCAATTGCGCTAATGAAGAAGGATTCACACCATTTCTTCATCTTATAAAGGGATGCAACACGAAAACCAATTTGAAAGAGACTATgcagtttttaattgaaaacaaaatccatGTTAACAGCAAAGACAACGATGGATGGAACGCCCTTCATTTCTTGTGCAGGCTTTACGGAAAACCAGATTTGATTGACTTAATTCAAATGTTGGTTAGAAGCGAAATGAGCGTTGCCTCAACTGACAATGAAGGACGAAATGCTCTTCATTTATTATGTAAACATTACAGACTAAACAATCTAGACGCCATTATCGTCATTTTGATTGACAATGGAATAGATGCCAAAAGTTATACcaaggaaaatttgaatgcCCTTCATTTTTCATGTATATACTACGGACGAGAAAATTTGATTGGCGTAGTTAAACTGCTAATTGAAAGAGGAATCGacgtaaatttgaaaaataattctgGAGAAACCGCTCTGCAAGCATTGTGTCGAAATTATCGATACGCTAAGTGGATTAAGATAATTCAAATGCTAATTCAATCTGGGACGGATGTCAACAACAGAAACTACGAAGGATGGAATGCACTACATACGATATGTAAATCAAACCATTACAATCGTGacttatttaaagaaattcgGCTCTTAATTCATCATGGAATTGACGTTAGCTCGACCAATGACTATGGCTGGAATGCCCTTCATATTTTATGTCAAAATTACGGGAAAGGAAATTTGATAGAAATTATTCGCCTTTTAACCCAAAATGGAGTAGACATCAACTCGACTTATCATGGCGACTGGAATGCCCTTCATATTTTATGTAGGAattacaagaaagaaaatttaattgaaattattcgCCTTCTTATccaaaatggaattgaagTCAACTCGACTAACGACGTCGGCTGCAATGTGCTTCATATTTTGTGTAAAAATTACGGGAAAGGAAATTTAATCGATATTATTCGCCTTTTGATCCAAAACGGAATTGATGTCAACTCCACTAATGAAGACGGCTGGAATGTCCTTCATATGTTATGCaaaaattacaagaaaaaaaaggtagctGATATTATTCACCTTTTAATCCAAAATGGAATTAAGGAAAACTCTGCGACGACAAATGGAATGCATTGCGGATTTTGTGCCGAAGCTATAAAAATGGCAATttga
- the LOC124204082 gene encoding putative ankyrin repeat protein RF_0381: protein MQKLQSIELDPRDKLGQGGFGSVFNGKFGGKEVAVKRVESIETDEREEDALKKLNHLNVVQLYHVEIHEAFKYFALELCKASLDQVFLDESNPKKYTGPPLPHHFTVLLQLAFGLDHIHSKNLIHRDIKPENVLISVGSDDQKVTMKWADFGLSKPVNERGTFSMSGIKGTTNWMAPELLKEYSAGHRSNALPIRGTIKSDIFAEGLVFGYFLGKGVHPFGLNILKIPSNIEKGKPVNMENIQPSSVRELIEKMLENNPEDRITSPETVLRLEKLKKEMEIKLFKLLEASNVDLEEVKALIDEGVDINCVNEEGSTPFLHLMKGCSTKTNLKETMQFLIDNKVDVNSNNIHGCTIRWNALQFMCKLYGKEDLIDLIQMLVQHGIVVDSTDNEGHNALHFVCDYYKKDNINAIIEILIDNGIDVNSYSKNKWNALHMACGNYQRENLIDVVQLLIKRGIDVNLKNNFGEMALQTLCRNYRYVKWIEIIEMLIQSRTDVNNRNYEGWNALHALCQAKHQELDLIEEIRLLIDHGIDVNSINDDGWNALHILCQNYKKENLIEIIRLFIQNGIDVNSTNDGGWNALHILCKHYSQKNLIEIIRLFIQNGIVLNSTNDGGWNVLHILCHIYKKENLIEVIRLLIQNGIDVNSANDDGWNALQMLSQNNKNDNLIDIIRLFIQQKIDVNWKNKKRWNVLQLFCKYYSNDNLIDIVQLLIDNKIDVNHTANEGNALHLLCKYYPNGNIIDIFQLLITKGITVKWNGVDPRTLIRQNRNQENKDNIIQFLNRNI from the exons ATGCAGAAATTGCAAAGCATAGAGTTAGACCCAAGAGATAAACTAGGACAAGGAGGTTTCGGTTCAGTGTTTAACGGGAAATTTGGAGGAAAAGAAGTTGCCGTGAAAAGAGTTGAATCAATCGAAACTGACGAACGAGAAGAAGATGCTCTAAAGAAGTTAAATCACTTAAATGTCGTCCAACTCTATCATGTCGAAATTCACGAAGCATTCAA GTACTTTGCTTTGGAATTGTGCAAAGCATCATTGGATCAAGTGTTTCTTGATGAGAGCAATCCCAAAAAGTACACAGGACCGCCATTACCTCACCATTTTACAGTTTTGTTGCAGTTGGCTTTTGGTCTCGATCACATCCATTCAAAAAACTTGATTCATCGAGACATTAAACCAGAAAATGTTCTCATTTCCGTTGGCTCTGATGATCAAAAGGTAACAATGAAATGGGCCGATTTTGGGCTTTCCAAACCAGTGAATGAAAGAGGAACATTCTCAATGAGCGGAATAAAGGGAACAACGAATTGGATGGCACCAGAACTGCTTAAAGAGTACAGCGCTGGACACAGAAGTAATGCCTTGCCGATAAGAGGAACAATCAAAAGCGACATATTTGCAGAGGGACTCGTTTTTGGCTATTTTCTGGGAAAAGGAGTACATCCGTTTGGTTTAAATATTCTAAAAATCCCTTCAAacattgaaaaaggaaaaccagtCAATATGGAAA acaTTCAACCTTCATCTGTTCGCgagttaattgaaaaaatgttggaaaacaaTCCTGAAGACAGAATTACATCACCGGAAACCGTCCTGCGacttgaaaaactaaaaaaagag AtggaaatcaaattattcaaattattggAAGCATCAAATGTAGACTTAGAAGAAGTCAAAGCTCTGATAGACGAAGGTGTCGATATCAATTGCGTTAATGAAGAAGGATCGACACCATTTCTCCATCTTATGAAGGGATGCAGCACTAAAACCAATTTGAAAGAGACTATGCAGTTTTTAATCGACAACAAAGTCGAtgtcaacagcaacaacatacATGGATGTACAATTAGATGGAACGCCCTTCAATTCATGTGCAAACTTTACGGAAAAGAAGATTTGATTGACTTAATTCAAATGTTGGTTCAACACGGAATTGTCGTTGACTCAACTGATAACGAAGGACACAATGCTCTTCATTTCGTGTGCGACTattataaaaaagataatataAACGCCATCatcgaaattttgattgacaATGGAATAGATGTCAATAGTTACAGCAAGAACAAATGGAATGCCCTTCATATGGCATGTGGCAATTACCagagagaaaatttgattgacgtAGTCCAACTGCTGATTAAAAGAGGAATCGacgtaaatttgaaaaataattttggagAAATGGCCCTGCAAACATTATGTCGAAATTATCGATACGTTAAATGGATTGAGATCATTGAAATGCTAATTCAATCTAGAACGGATGTCAACAACAGAAACTACGAAGGATGGAATGCACTACATGCTTTATGCCAAGCAAAACATCAAGAACTTGACTTAATTGAAGAAATTCGGCTCTTAATTGATCATGGAATCGACGTCAACTCGATTAATGACGACGGCTGGAATGCCCTTCATATTTTATGTcagaattacaaaaaagagaatttaattgaaatcattcGCCTTTTTATCCAAAACGGAATTGACGTCAATTCGACTAACGACGGTGGCTGGAATGCCCTTCATATTTTATGCAAACATTacagtcaaaaaaatttaattgaaattattcgtctttttattcaaaacgGAATTGTCCTCAACTCTACTAACGACGGTGGCTGGAATGTCCTTCATATTTTATGTCATAtttacaagaaagaaaatttaattgaagttATTCGCCTattaattcaaaatggaatCGACGTCAACTCGGCAAACGACGACGGGTGGAATGCTTTGCAAATGTTaagccaaaacaacaaaaatgacaatttgATTGACATCATTCGTCTTTTTATTCAGCAGAAAATTGACGTCAACtggaagaacaagaaaagatGGAATGTTCTCCAATTGTTTTGTAAATACTATTCCAACGATAACCTCATCGACATTGTCCAACTTCTAATCGATAACAAAATTGATGTCAATCACACGGCAAACGAAGGAAATGCACTTCATTTACTGTGTAAATATTATCCAAATGGAAATATTATCGACATATTCCAGCTGTTAATTACCAAAGGAATAACCGTGAAATGGAATGGCGTCGATCCACGAACTCTAATCCGTCAAAACCGCAATCAAGAAAATAAGGATAATATCATTCAATTTCTCAATCGCAATATCTAA